In Chrysemys picta bellii isolate R12L10 chromosome 3, ASM1138683v2, whole genome shotgun sequence, a single genomic region encodes these proteins:
- the LOC135982538 gene encoding SRRM2 protein homolog rsr-2-like, producing the protein MQADNRKRAPAWTVREVLDLIAIWGEDSVLAELRSKRRNAKTFEKISKGMMERGHNRDSDQCRVKVKELRQAYQKTKEANGRSGSEPRTCCFYAELHAILGGAATTTPPVIVDSGSGIVSSATPEDSADGGEEEEEEEDELAENTQHSVLPNSQDLFLSLTEVPSQPSQASIQDPDPMEGTSAAANSSSLPPPSRRLSQIRCRKKKTRDEMFAEIMESSRSDRAHLNEWKETVSKYRKEASEREDRRDQREDMRDQREDRRDQREERRDARDERWRQEDQRRQDATLGLLREQTDMLQRLVELQERLQENRLPLQPLYPPPRSPCSISSSPRRVRTRGGEAPYTFPFHPSGQPKQKAVIFLTFF; encoded by the exons atgcaggccgataatcgaaaaagagcaccagcatggaccgtgagggaggtactggatctgatcgctatatggggagaggattcagtgctagcagaacttcgttctaaaagacgaaatgccaaaacttttgaaaaaatctccaagggcatgatggagagaggccacaacagggactcagatcagtgccgcgtgaaagtcaaggagctcagacaagcctatcaaaaaacaaaggaggcaaacggtcgctctgggtcagagccgcggacatgctgcttctacgccgagctgcatgcaattctagggggggccgccaccactaccccacctgtgattgtggattccgggtcggggatagtctcatcagctacacctgaggattctgccgatgggggagaggaggaggaggaggaggaggatgagcttgcagagaacacacagcactccgttctccccaacagccaggatctttttctcagcctgactgaagtaccctcccaaccctcccaagccagtatccaagaccctgaccccatggaagggacctcag cagctgcaaattcctcaagcctccctcctccatcccgaaggctatcacagataaggtgtcgcaagaagaagacgcgagacgagatgtttgcagaaattatggaatccagccgcagtgacagagctcatctgaatgagtggaaggaaacggtttcaaagtataggaaagaagccagtgaacgtgaggacaggagggaccaacgtgaggacatgagggaccaacgtgaggacaggagggaccaacgtgaggagaggagagacgctcgagatgagaggtggcggcaggaagatcagaggaggcaggatgcaacgctggggctgctgcgtgagcaaacagacatgctccagcgtctggtggagcttcaggaacggctgcaggaaaacagactgccgctacagcccctgtacccccctccccgctccccatgttccatatcctcctcacccagacgtgtaagaacgcgggggggggaggctccgtacaccttcccattccaccccagtggacagcccaagcaaaaggctgtcatttttttaacctttttttag